A stretch of the Desulforamulus ferrireducens genome encodes the following:
- a CDS encoding CsxC family protein: MERCCPPFKQNNVVKGGTLCECPSSTVAIVGLTTGPTVKVPVVLAQLQIQVNLDSVITLPEPALEIKDIKKRVKVTQCLLLQDPFEPVGSPTMLSIKGYIRKNIDYATRSCSNSEGVCGDIRHCTVDVPFNCMTQVVFNGATPASILVNTTDEFTFFRNQPLSGPGFADKDHLLSSDLSEYNQVSQEFFNDLPYCELVSARVVEYDEYLNRQRPCGVNLPFEEKEFRQVEEKAILLLVVKILQNRLVAIPAVGDLTF; this comes from the coding sequence ATGGAGCGCTGTTGCCCACCTTTTAAACAGAACAATGTGGTAAAGGGCGGTACTCTATGTGAATGTCCCAGCAGTACTGTGGCTATTGTTGGTCTGACAACTGGCCCCACGGTAAAAGTGCCTGTTGTTTTAGCCCAATTACAAATTCAGGTTAACCTTGATTCAGTCATTACTTTGCCTGAGCCGGCTTTGGAAATTAAAGATATCAAAAAGAGGGTTAAGGTAACCCAGTGCCTGCTGCTCCAAGACCCCTTTGAACCTGTAGGTTCACCAACCATGCTATCTATTAAAGGTTACATTCGCAAAAACATTGACTATGCCACCAGATCATGTTCAAACAGTGAAGGAGTCTGTGGAGACATTCGCCATTGTACCGTTGATGTACCCTTTAACTGCATGACGCAAGTGGTCTTTAACGGGGCCACCCCTGCCTCTATTCTGGTAAACACCACTGATGAATTTACCTTCTTTAGAAATCAGCCCTTAAGCGGCCCTGGTTTTGCGGATAAAGACCACTTATTATCCAGTGATTTATCGGAATATAACCAGGTGAGCCAAGAGTTTTTCAACGACCTTCCTTATTGTGAATTAGTCAGTGCCAGAGTGGTAGAATATGACGAGTATCTTAATCGTCAACGTCCCTGTGGGGTAAACCTACCCTTTGAAGAAAAAGAATTTAGGCAAGTGGAGGAAAAGGCCATATTATTGCTGGTGGTTAAAATCTTACAAAATCGCCTGGTGGCAATCCCAGCAGTTGGCGATTTAACTTTTTAA
- a CDS encoding CsxC family protein, whose product MSQCESHVHSACVKVIGGGTQPTCASTFPTVTPPVAALPATVKIPVVLSTLQVQIHVDSFLKLPEPALEIKNIKKRLKVTQCLLIQEPDLNVTNGTGTLFLKGFVRKNIEYATRGCSTLEGVCGDIRHCTVDVPFSCTTAVPFTNGALPFTPIANTRTEFEFFRKQRLPHNAGFSEKDHLLSGDFSEYNQVSEEFFTELPFCELISARIVEYDEFLNRSQPCGPVPFEEREFTKIEEKMVISLVLQVLQNQPVVINGIL is encoded by the coding sequence ATGTCCCAATGTGAATCCCATGTCCATTCTGCCTGTGTTAAGGTAATCGGCGGCGGCACTCAACCAACCTGTGCCAGCACCTTCCCTACTGTCACTCCTCCGGTAGCAGCCTTACCGGCCACAGTTAAAATTCCCGTGGTACTGTCCACACTGCAGGTGCAAATTCATGTTGATTCTTTTCTTAAGTTGCCTGAACCAGCCTTAGAAATTAAAAATATTAAAAAGCGTCTTAAAGTTACCCAGTGCCTGTTAATTCAGGAACCTGACCTTAATGTAACTAACGGCACAGGAACCTTATTTTTAAAGGGTTTTGTACGTAAAAACATTGAGTACGCCACCCGTGGTTGCTCTACTTTAGAGGGAGTGTGCGGTGATATTCGCCATTGTACAGTGGATGTTCCCTTTAGCTGCACCACAGCAGTACCCTTCACTAACGGTGCCTTACCCTTTACACCTATTGCCAATACCAGAACCGAGTTTGAGTTCTTCCGCAAACAAAGATTACCTCACAATGCAGGTTTTTCTGAAAAAGACCATTTGTTATCCGGTGATTTTTCCGAATATAATCAGGTTAGTGAAGAGTTCTTTACAGAATTACCCTTCTGCGAACTAATCAGTGCCAGGATCGTTGAGTATGATGAGTTCCTTAACCGTAGCCAGCCCTGTGGCCCCGTTCCCTTTGAGGAAAGAGAATTTACAAAAATAGAAGAGAAAATGGTTATTTCTCTTGTTCTACAGGTTCTGCAAAATCAACCGGTTGTTATCAATGGAATTTTATAA